The Cinclus cinclus chromosome 28, bCinCin1.1, whole genome shotgun sequence DNA window GACACAAGACCGGTCACACCGGGAACAGCACGCACGGCCCGCAGGGACCCTGGCCAGCCTCAGGGGCCATGAGGAGGGCACAGTCCCCGCGTCACGGGTGGGGACAGCCCCGCACCGGGAGAGACGCGGGCGGTCCCGGGGGGAGGCGGAGGGAGCGGGGCGCGGGTACCGACCCTACGGCGGGCGGGGAGTGTGGGTGAGAGGGTCCCAGGGACGGACTCGGGGTGGGCACGGGGAGGTGCCGGAGGTTGCCGGGACTCGCGGAAGGGTCACAGGAGGGGCCCGGGGCTCCCACAGGACGTTCCCCGGCGTTCCCGGTCCGGCCGCACTCaccgccgcctcccgccgctCCCCAGGACCCCGGCGCCCCTGAGGGCTGCCCGTCCTGCGCCGGCGCCGCGCGCTCAGGCACCAGCGCGGACACCCTCAGAGAGCCAGCCGGCGGCTCGAATTAGCATTACAAACTACCCAGAACCCACCGGGCAGACATAGCAAAAAAAATCGGCAGATTTCGGAGATTTTGGGTGAAATATAAGGAAAACGAGGGGCTGAGAGACCGAGGAAAACATGGGGGGGCACATTATGAATTCCATATCAAACCGACCTTTAATCACCCTATGCTGGTAATATTGTCTTGCTAAGCCTTTAAATAGAGCTGTGGAGAGATCACGAATCGTGCTCGCTTCGGCAGCACATATACTAAAATTGGAACGATACAGAGAAGATTAGCATGGCCCCTGCGCAAGGATGACACGCAAATTCGTGAAGCGTTCCATATTTTTCGCATCTCCCCACACCCATCTTTTGCAGCCCGTGCCGAACCAGCTGGCCCGCGACCATACCCCCCCTCCCTCCACTCCCCCAAGCCTCCTCCCCGTCCCCAcggagacagacagacagagccGGAGCAGGGGGAGCACCATCTTTATTGTTCCTGAATGCGCCTGTTACCCGAGTCACACCAGCAAAGGAGGCGCAAGGGGCTCCCCTGGCTCTGGGGGGTCCCCACGGTTAATGGCAGTCGGTGTCTTCATGGGACAGAGCAACCAGCAAAGACCCTCCCCAGGGCACACCCTGCGAGCAACCCTTGGCACATGccagggacacgggggggggcgggggggggggcgtcACACAGAGGGACCCCCAAAATGCCCCATTTGCCCCCGTGGCAGCTGTGGACAAGCAGAGCGAGAACCCTGAAAGGGGCTGCACCCCTCCAGCACACatactcacacacacacacactcatgTAAATATACACACGTGATAAAAAACACAAGCTATATTACACTTAAAAACAGCCCCGTAGTGAGGGCAGGGCACAGGGTGTGGGGCAAAAGTACCCGGAGTTCCTCACACCCCGCCCTGCCCGAGGGGGCTGAGCCCCCCTGGACACCCCGTGGGCGCGGGGCTGCTGGAACGCGGCAGCCCCCAGGCTCTTCCGCCGGCTCAGCGATTGCTCAGCAGCCGCCAGGAGCTGTTTCACCGAAGAAAAATCTGGACCGAAATCACCCCACGAGCGTCAGCGCcagagggggagggggggagggggggggtggcCCCgcctgattattttttaaaaacacctgGGTTATAAATAGACACACAAACAGTTCCAGGAGGGCTGCACGGGGAGCAGGGCGGGCGAGAGAAACCTGCTCCTCGGCAGGGCACAGCAACAgagcccctggctctgccccaccGGGCAccggctgctgcagcaggggaagggccGAGGGTCCAAGGGCTGCAGCGGACacaggaggggctgggcagcTGTCGGGGCATCAGCTCATCTGCCCCAGGTAgtctgagagcagcagctcggGGGGCAGGAACACGCGGTGTTTGTTGCTCACTTTCATCTGACGTTTCCCTTCGATGTCCGAACCTGCGGGTGGGATGGAGCGGCTCAGcacatccccattccccaccTCGGCGGTCTCCAACACggctctcccagcccaggcaccgccctcccctcctccctgggGTTCCCCCGTGCTGTGTCCCCTCCGTCCCCAGCCGAGTCCCTGCCGGCACCACGGGCTCGCTCCCCATCATTATCGCTCTCGGGTTGTATGCCACAAGCGGTTCCTAATGAAACGCTTGACAGCGGAGCCTCCTCTGGAGGGATGGAGCCTGATGCCTTCCCTGCCTTGGCAACAAAACCTTCTGGGGACGCCCAGGGCGGTGTGAGAGCACGGCTGCTCCTcgggaggaggaagcagctgcagcagagggagccCCATGACCAGATTCTTGCTTTGGACCACCCAAATTTCCTGTCAGAGCTGGGTCTTGCCGACCCCCGGGTGTGTGGCTGCAGCCAGCGATGGTGACTACAGCCAGGGCTGCCGTGGGAGCTGCGGGCAGCAGAGGGGAGGAAACGGGAGGGGGTGGGGACCGCGGGGTTATCTGTGAGCCCCAGGGCGAGGTGGGGCcaggaggaagaagggaggaaaaggctGAACTGGAGAAGAGAGATAGTGatggaggaaaggggaaaaacaaaaacaaaatctaaattaaaaacaagcGGACACGCGGCTCTTACTGGCAGAGACGAGATCCATGTACTGGCAGAGTGCGTGGAGCAGGAGCCGCTCAAAGctgggggagaggggacagggttAGAGCCAACGTGTCTCTGACCAGTGTGTCCCACGGGCTGCTCTGCCCTCCATCCTCCCGGGGACCCACAGAGCAGATGGGGGAGCACAAACCCCTGTGCAGGGATCCCCAGGTGCATCTCTCCCCCAGGGGCTCCATAGGGACCAGGCCAGGTGGATGTCTCCAGGTGAGATTCAGGCCCAGCTGAGGGGAGGCCAAGGGGTCTCCTCCTGCACTCCCAAAAGCCCTGTGCAGCCCGGGgcagccctgtggcacagggaaCCCCAAAGCCCAGGACCCTGAGATGGGGAAATACCTGTTGTCCATCAGGGCTGTGTAGACAGAATGGGGGGTGACAGAGAAGaaggccagcagctcctcctccagcccctccagcgTTCCCTGTGAGGAGAGGCAGGGGCTCAGCAAGGAAGGGACAGtggtgggcacagccctggcacaaaTGACTCCCCAGGACTTACTGCCAACAGCTCCTGGGCAAGTTATCTGTATGGGagacagcagggaaaggaaacatCTCCCATCTCCAGCTCCTGAGACGGGGAAGGATCCAGCTCCTGCCAACTCCACTCTGTGTGTACCAAGGGCTGGCACCATCActtgtgctcacagcagccagggGAGCCTCATGCCTCCCGAGAGTCAAAGCTCAGTGCTCTGTTGGTCTCCAGAGCACTGTGACCCCAGAGACGAGCGGTACACACATCTCATTTGAAGACAAACAAGCCAGTGGGCAGGAGGAGCCCGGGCTGCATTTAGATATTCTAATTAGcaccaggaaaacaaacagagccccacagagcagagggagcagggagccagcacccccagggctggTAGAGCAAATGTCTGGGCAGGTAGCATAGGGCTGCATTCActtctctccttcctgctcagcACTTGGTGCACTTTTACCCCCTTTCAAAATACATCGGATTTTTCCCAAATAGCCTTGTGTGGGCTACTGTGAACGTGGCCCAAATGCTccactgctgtccccatgcACAAAAATGCCTGGTTTCACCTGTCACCTGCTGCGCATTGCACAGAGACTGGAAACAACCACTAAAAAAAGCCCTCTAACTGCCAGGAAAATCTGAATTGAGCCAGGAAAACCCATCTGCCAGGAGTGGGATGTCTGTCTGCGACCTGTCACCACTGAGGGGTCACACGAGAGCACCAGAACATGTTCCCAGGAGCTCCTCTGAAATTTGgcactgccctgcacagggtcAGGATGCAACTCTGGGGACATGGCTGTGGAGTgacccctgccagccccagccctgctgtcccaggccccAGCTCACCATGGGGATCCTGCCCCGCTTCAGGGTGGCACGCAGGCGGCGGCTGATGCGCTGGAAGCACTCCTGGGGTGTGTaggctgggagctctgggagaagggagaagggattCAGACACAGTTCACAGTTCCAGAGCCCACAGTGTCACCTTTTGGGAGGACCCAATGTCcctccagctgccctgcaggGCATCCTGGCCACCCCTTTCACAACACCacccttcccagcacaggagtTTAAGGGGTGCAGAGATTTGGAGATGTGACATTGGGGGGATGGCTGCTGTGGCCATTTCTAGCTCCCACAAACCCTACCTGGTCCATGGTGGAGGTCTGCAGGCATAATCCCCCCACTGCCACACCCATGGGGTGAGCTCAGGCATCCCCTGGTCCCACCATTAAAAAGGAGTGGGTGCAGCCCTCAAGGAAGGTCACCCTTCCCAGAATGTacacaaggaaggaaaaggagaggctGTCCCCACCCTGCGTCCCCTCCCAGCACCTTTCCACTTGTCTTCATTCTTGACAGGCAGCTTCCTCCTGTGCTTCTTCCTGGCCTCCTCTTCCAGGTAGAGCAGGACCCGCTCCTGCTCTTCTCCCGAACGGTTCATGAAGTCATTCCAGATCTGACAAGAGAAGCCACCAAGCCCCACAAACAGAGGTCTGTGGGGAGCACTTGGCAGTGGATGGCCACCCAGAGCCTCTCCCTACACCCTATGAACCCCCTTGTCACCCACTTGCCCCCAGGAATGGCTCTGAATGCCAGACCAGGGAGGGGCCACGTTTCAAAACACCCGGTTACAAGGCCAGCATGAGGCAATGGGGGTTTGGCAAGGGGCTTGTGCCAGAGGAAGTACTGCAGCTCACCAGgcacctgctgctctgcaggcacaACTCTCCATGAGAGGATCTGCCTGGAGATTCCCCCACCCCATGGATCAGGGACCCCAGGACCCCATCACACCCCGGCACACAGCATATCCCACAGATCCCAGCCTGAAAACAGACCAGGCAGAAGgtggggcagagcagctcaggccagggaggcagagggatggaggaatGAACTACAAGCATGTCATGACATGCCAGGGTCCCCCAGTGAGCCCCAAGCCAGTGGGTGGCTATACCCACCTCCATATAGGTCTCATTGTTACAGGCCTCGGTGAAGATGCTGGGGGGGGCTGAGTGGGTGAGCTCTCCCTCGTCACTCCCACAGTCATCCTGCTCCAGAAGGGTCATCAGGTAGCGAGCTGGGGGGAAGAGCAAAGCCTGAGAGGAGAGGAAGCACCTCCAGAGAGGCCCCTTGCCCCCACTACATTCCCACAAGGTTGTCCTTGCCCTGGGGAAGAGATCCTGCCCTGGTCCTTACTGTTCTCCAGCCTCTGGAGGCTCTTGCGGCCCTTGGCCCTCGGGATGAGGTCGGAGTTGCGGATGGCCTTGTTGATGTAATACTGCTTCCTCTTGGATGGGGAGAACCGCTTGGACGGGGAGTCCTCCAGCAGGGGCAGGCAGTCCTCGAtcctcctgcagggacacagtggAAGGGATGAACCCACCTGAGGGGCCTGGGGCAGCTACAGCAGAGTGAGGATGGGGGAGATGGAGCATGAGAGCATCAGTCCCATTGTTACTGCAACCGGCACCGCATCCTCCTATGGGACCTGTCCCCCTCGGGTCACTGCCACCTCcaagggctggctctgctcaaagcagcTGTGTCAGCACTGGAACGGCCAGGTAATTAACCCGGGTAATTAATGAAGCAAAACGATGGATCCATTCCTGCTGGGGACCCGCTGTACCTCACGCTCACCATCATCCTGACCGGATTGGCCGTGGCCCTGCCCTTCCTCATTGAGGCCAGCAGGAACACTGCCCCAACCATGGCACTGTCAGCTCCTGGGGGCACCCAAAGGCCCATGGTCAGGGCATTGCTTAGTCACAGGCACAGCTTAAGAATGACCATAAAACTGAGGCATTTTATGGGAAAATGAAGCCACACGATGAGCGAGCAGCTCGCTGGGTGCCGAATGCAACTGCTCGGATTTCAAAGTTTACTAAACACCAAAGACAGGAAGTTTCACTGCCTTCACTTGTGAAGCAGCTTCCCCTCAGGGCTGTGTGGGTTTCCTTTAGCAGGGCAGAAGGTGGGGGAGAAAACCAACACCCTCCAAAACAACCCCCAGGACTGTCCAGCCAGGACGAGGAGCTGCACCACGGCTGCCCAGAGTGACCACTGTTTCCACTGCCATGAAGGCACCATGGCTTTGCTCCATCCACAGGGCcatgtccccacagtgtcccctcCTTTCCAGCACTCTGGGGCTCATGGGAGACCCAGTCCTGCAATCAGGTCCTGACAGAGCTGAtctgggcacagggcagagcaggttGTGCTGTCCAATTGCAGCACAGGCCAACAGCCAGCGCCAaaaaccttgattttttttccctttgcctgCATGGGGGCAGTGATACAGTCTTGGCTGCTGGAAGAGGGTATATAAACAACTACCACCTTCCAAGCTGGAGAGAAAATCGTGACAAGGGTGGACTTGGAAAGGATAAAAGAGACTCAGGTAGCGAGGCAATGCCCAGAGGATGGGTGGGGAGTAGTAACCCAACCCGTCACAGTGAGCAACCCAGGCGGTGGATCAAGTTGTGATACAAAGATGGTTACAAAAACCTGAATAAACAGAGGGAGTCACCTTACGCTGGCCCCAGCTCGGGAGTTTGAGTACACAGCTGTGAGCCCAGCACTCCCTGGAGCCAGCATGGCTCACCAGCACGGCCCCAGAAAGGGATGTCATAAAACCAGTGTCAGCAAGGTAGGAGCACCCCCGGGAACCCATGGGACCCCCCGAGCCCTGTGGCAGGGAGGGGAACAGGCTGAGCCACACTCTACTCTCTTCCTGAAGCCTCCAGGGCTGTTAGTGGTTGCCCTGGCACCCGGCATTGCCACgtctgctctggctctggcactgccacctCCACCCAGTGCCAACCTGGAGGTTCACAGGGGACAGTGACCTCGGGCCACTGCCCCTAGAGCAAGTGACTGGTGTCAGACAAGCATCGGTAGCCTCTGAGTCAGGGTCCCATTCCAGGCAACGGGGTCAGGCTGAGAAGGGACCCCAGGAAAGGTCATTCCTGGGGGACCACAGCAAACCATAATCTCAGGGCAATGGGCCCGGCAGCTCCGGGGATTCGGGAGCACAGATTCGTGGCTTCTCTTTCACGTCCCATTTCCAGGCAGGGAACGCGCCTGGAAGAGGAACTTGCTCTCTGCCGGGCGATTTCTGACCTATTCCTGTAATTTACCCTTTGACAGCAGAACCTGCAGAGCAAAGTCACCGCCGGACAGCCGGGGCTGTCAGGGACAGCTCCGTCCCGCAGGGTCCCGAGATCACGGTACACCCGTGCAGGAACGGggggctccagcccagcctcgGAACCACGAGGAATCCCGGCCGGGGTGACCGGGAGCACCGTGACCTCGACGGGATAAACACTAATTATAAGGCTCATTATCCCGGTGCCGGGCTCCGCTCTGACACCGCCCCGGGGTCGGGGAGCTGCGGACGGGCTGTCCCGGgaggcgccgccgccgctctcCGCCCGCGCTGACAGCCCGGGGGGGCTCCCGCCCGGCCCGACCGCCCCAcggcccgcccggccccgggccCGCACTCACGGGAACGGCTCCTCGGGGCCCGCGCCGCCCCGCAGCACCACCATGGCCCGCTAAGACTGGGATGGGGACCGGAGCGGTGACCAGAACCGGAACCAGAACCGGGACCGGAACCGGGACCTCCTTCCGCCTCTTCCACCCCCAGCCCGCACCGGCGGCACCGGGCCCGGCACCGCCCGCGGGAAGTGACGTCACGGGGGCGGGAGTACGGGAGCCCCACCCCGGGCGTCGCGGGAGGTGGAGCATGGGGGGTGCTTCGTGGAGCCTCTGGAACCGGGGCTCGCGGGCTGCCGGACTCCATTAATCCCGCGTGAATCCCCGTTTTCCCCGTTACCTTCCCCGTTAATCCCAGTGAACCTCCAGTTAACCCCCGTTAAAGCTCCATTAACTTTCGTTAATCCCCGTTAAACCCCCCGTTGCCCCCCGTTAACCGCCCCCGCCCCTCCACGGCTCTACCGGAGCCCGCGCCCTGCACGGCGCCGTTCCCCCGCCCGTCCGCGAGGCGGCGCTGCGGCCACacccccgcccggccccgcggcgcGCAACATTTGCATGCCGACCAAtggcggcggggggcggggcctTCCGGGAGCGACGAGCCAATAACAACGCGGGACGGAGGGGGGCGTGATGCGACGGGCGCGACGGGCCAATGGtggcgcggggcggggcggcgaGGGGCGGGGCCAGGTCCcaccgcccgcccgccgcccgcccgcccgcgggGAGAGCAGCGCCGCGGGCCCCGCGCGCACCGGCCCCGCCGAGCCCGACCCCGGGCGGCCGCGGCTGCTATGCGGCTTCGCGGCGCACGGCCTGCACCGGGTAAGGGGGACGTGCCGCCGCACCAGTCCTGCGGATGGGATCGGCACCGAGAACGGGACCCTAGCTGCGGCCGGGACCGGGAGGCGGGGGTTGGGTGGGACTGGAGCCGGGGACCGGAGCCCAGCACCGGCCGCCTCTCCGAGGTGGGCTGGGCCCTCCGCTGCCGGTGCTGGGCGGGAGTGCgaccccctccccctccccccgcgGCCGGTTACCGGCCACCTCCCCCACGCGGGGCTGGGGTTCCCCCCCCGTGGCCGTTCCCGG harbors:
- the R3HDM4 gene encoding R3H domain-containing protein 4; the encoded protein is MVVLRGGAGPEEPFPRIEDCLPLLEDSPSKRFSPSKRKQYYINKAIRNSDLIPRAKGRKSLQRLENTRYLMTLLEQDDCGSDEGELTHSAPPSIFTEACNNETYMEIWNDFMNRSGEEQERVLLYLEEEARKKHRRKLPVKNEDKWKELPAYTPQECFQRISRRLRATLKRGRIPMGTLEGLEEELLAFFSVTPHSVYTALMDNSFERLLLHALCQYMDLVSASSDIEGKRQMKVSNKHRVFLPPELLLSDYLGQMS